The Pseudomonadota bacterium genome includes a window with the following:
- a CDS encoding diguanylate cyclase — MRVNVEALLTVIAQAGGYALVVLDEAGRVAYWSPQLAEISGLESQRVLGRDWSEMVRFQEGAALKGLPGDLQAESGTGLSGLEFYPVPDDAGADGCRVGILRRNSNSAMNNENSPFSAENALGIPSRRALREALQRQIAYHHRYHTPFSLLFLKIKNANTFIEVLGRDSWEVTNRAIFDQIMAIVRMGDYVGLYDDSTFWVVLANSTPEGARVVAEKIKRLTASMQVETINVFLSVAIVAVSAAKGDDVDGLIGKAGQAVEEELRLSFGAASAD, encoded by the coding sequence GTGCGAGTGAATGTTGAGGCTCTGCTGACGGTGATTGCTCAGGCCGGCGGTTACGCGCTGGTGGTTTTGGATGAGGCTGGCAGGGTGGCCTACTGGAGTCCGCAACTGGCGGAAATCAGTGGTCTTGAAAGTCAGCGGGTGCTTGGGCGTGACTGGTCTGAAATGGTGAGGTTTCAGGAAGGGGCGGCCTTGAAAGGTCTGCCCGGGGATCTTCAGGCTGAATCCGGGACCGGGTTGAGCGGCCTCGAGTTTTATCCGGTTCCTGACGATGCCGGCGCCGATGGCTGCCGGGTTGGAATTCTGCGACGAAACTCAAACTCCGCGATGAACAACGAAAACTCCCCTTTCAGCGCCGAAAACGCTCTCGGCATTCCCAGCCGGCGGGCTTTGCGCGAGGCCTTGCAGCGCCAGATCGCCTATCATCACCGTTATCACACCCCGTTTTCCCTGCTTTTTCTGAAAATAAAAAATGCTAACACCTTTATAGAGGTTCTGGGGCGTGACAGCTGGGAAGTTACTAATCGTGCGATTTTTGATCAGATTATGGCGATTGTAAGGATGGGTGATTATGTCGGTCTCTATGATGACTCAACCTTTTGGGTGGTTTTAGCTAATTCAACCCCGGAGGGAGCCCGCGTGGTGGCGGAAAAAATCAAGCGTCTGACCGCTTCCATGCAGGTGGAAACGATTAATGTTTTTCTTTCCGTCGCGATTGTCGCGGTTTCCGCGGCTAAAGGCGACGATGTCGATGGTTTGATCGGCAAGGCCGGTCAGGCCGTGGAAGAGGAACTGCGGCTTTCGTTCGGGGCGGCGTCGGCGGATTAG
- a CDS encoding NAD-dependent succinate-semialdehyde dehydrogenase, whose amino-acid sequence MPTQKLQDPGLWKNLAYIDGHWIAAEGGGVIEVRNPADGKFLGTVPDLGRGETACAIAAAENAASAWRRKTAQERAVILQSWRQLLLTHQDDLALLMTQEQGKPLAEARGEIVYAASFLEWFAEEGKRVYGDVIPAQQADKRILVLKEPIGVCAAITPWNFPSAMITRKAGPALAAGCTMVVKPASATPFSALALAELGARAGIPAGVFNVVTGTAAAVGAELTENPRVRKLSFTGSTAVGKQLLAACAGTVKKVSLELGGNAPFIVFDDADLESAVAGALVSKYRNSGQTCVCTNRFLIQDGIYDRFAEKLAAAVAVMKVGNGLEADTQQGPLINRDAVAGVQALIADAVAGGARILTGGRSHKLGGNFFEPTILTNASPEMRIAHEEAFGPVAPLFRFHSDAEAIALANATEYGLAAYFYSRDIGRVWRLAEALEYGIIGINTGLISTTVAPFGGVKESGLGREGSRYGIDDYLEIKYLCLGGI is encoded by the coding sequence ATGCCGACACAAAAACTGCAGGATCCCGGGTTATGGAAAAATCTGGCCTATATCGACGGCCATTGGATAGCAGCTGAAGGCGGTGGCGTCATCGAGGTCCGCAACCCCGCCGACGGCAAATTTCTGGGCACGGTACCCGATCTGGGTCGCGGCGAAACCGCTTGCGCCATTGCCGCGGCGGAAAACGCCGCTTCCGCCTGGCGGCGGAAAACCGCGCAGGAACGAGCCGTCATTCTCCAGAGCTGGCGGCAACTGCTGCTTACACATCAGGATGATCTGGCCTTGCTCATGACTCAGGAACAGGGAAAACCACTAGCCGAGGCCCGGGGCGAAATCGTCTACGCCGCCTCTTTTCTCGAATGGTTCGCCGAGGAAGGCAAGCGGGTCTACGGCGATGTCATTCCCGCTCAGCAGGCGGACAAGCGAATTCTTGTCCTGAAGGAACCGATCGGAGTCTGCGCCGCCATCACCCCCTGGAATTTCCCCTCAGCCATGATCACGAGAAAAGCAGGGCCGGCCTTAGCCGCAGGTTGCACGATGGTAGTCAAACCGGCAAGCGCGACCCCCTTTTCCGCCCTGGCTCTGGCCGAGCTGGGGGCACGAGCCGGAATTCCAGCCGGGGTCTTCAATGTGGTTACCGGCACGGCCGCAGCCGTCGGGGCCGAGCTGACGGAAAATCCCAGGGTGCGCAAACTGAGTTTCACCGGATCGACCGCCGTCGGCAAGCAGCTGCTCGCAGCCTGCGCCGGCACGGTCAAGAAGGTTTCGCTGGAACTGGGAGGCAACGCCCCTTTCATCGTCTTTGACGACGCCGATCTCGAGTCCGCGGTGGCCGGGGCTCTGGTTTCTAAGTACCGCAATTCGGGCCAGACCTGCGTCTGCACCAACCGATTCCTGATTCAGGATGGCATCTACGATCGGTTCGCCGAAAAGCTGGCGGCGGCGGTGGCCGTAATGAAGGTCGGCAACGGTCTCGAAGCCGACACGCAACAGGGACCGCTGATCAACCGCGACGCCGTGGCCGGAGTCCAGGCCTTGATTGCTGACGCCGTGGCAGGCGGCGCCCGGATCTTGACCGGCGGCAGAAGCCACAAGCTGGGCGGCAATTTTTTCGAACCAACAATCCTCACCAACGCCAGCCCCGAAATGCGCATCGCCCACGAGGAAGCCTTCGGCCCGGTGGCCCCGCTTTTTCGTTTTCACAGCGACGCCGAAGCCATCGCCCTGGCCAACGCCACCGAATACGGACTAGCCGCCTATTTCTACAGCCGCGACATCGGCCGGGTCTGGCGCCTGGCCGAAGCTCTCGAATATGGCATCATCGGCATCAACACCGGCTTGATCTCGACCACCGTGGCGCCGTTTGGCGGGGTCAAGGAATCCGGCCTCGGCCGCGAAGGCTCGCGCTACGGCATTGACGATTATCTTGAAATCAAGTATCTCTGCCTGGGCGGCATCTGA
- the corA gene encoding magnesium/cobalt transporter CorA: protein MQKFPSKISRKAGMPPGTLVYLGADHHAGSKLSIITYDAHDFQEYTIASLEEISPEQKPGSVTWIIIEGLSDIGVIEALGRRFKIHPLVLEDILNPHQRPKFEDYDDYLYIVLKTLMPAPSNSAACAEQISILVLEGFVFVFREKSDDLFTPVLQRTRNHLSRFRSQGSDYLTYALLDLLVDGNFILLDTLSENVDAIEEELLSAPDAGTLKKIQAIKRELTHMHRFISPLRELLSTMLHSDSHLIMEKNLIYFRDVQDHAIRVSERLDLYREILSGLLDIYVSGISNKMNEVMKVLTVFASIFIPLTFITGIYGMNFEYMPELKWRWAYPFLWLAFIIISLILLSYFKKKKWL, encoded by the coding sequence ATGCAAAAATTCCCCAGTAAGATTTCGCGCAAAGCCGGCATGCCGCCCGGCACTTTGGTTTATCTCGGGGCCGATCATCATGCCGGCTCGAAGCTGTCCATCATCACCTATGATGCCCATGATTTCCAAGAGTATACGATTGCCTCGCTCGAAGAAATCAGCCCTGAGCAAAAGCCGGGCTCCGTCACCTGGATAATCATCGAAGGGCTGAGCGATATCGGGGTCATCGAAGCCCTCGGACGGCGGTTCAAGATTCATCCACTGGTTCTCGAGGACATTCTTAATCCGCATCAGCGACCCAAATTCGAAGATTACGATGACTATCTTTACATTGTTCTGAAAACCCTGATGCCCGCGCCCTCAAACTCAGCGGCCTGTGCCGAGCAGATCAGCATTCTGGTCTTGGAGGGATTTGTTTTTGTCTTCAGGGAAAAATCCGACGATTTATTTACGCCGGTTCTTCAGCGAACCAGAAACCACCTGAGCCGCTTTCGCAGCCAGGGCAGCGACTATCTGACTTACGCGCTTCTCGATCTGCTTGTCGACGGCAATTTCATTCTGCTCGACACCCTGTCCGAAAATGTGGATGCGATCGAAGAGGAGTTGTTAAGCGCCCCCGACGCGGGCACCCTCAAGAAGATTCAGGCAATCAAACGAGAGTTGACCCACATGCACCGGTTCATTTCACCCCTGCGCGAGCTTCTCAGCACCATGCTGCACAGCGATTCACACCTGATTATGGAAAAGAACCTGATTTATTTCCGCGATGTTCAGGATCATGCCATTAGGGTTTCCGAAAGACTGGATCTGTACCGGGAGATTCTCTCCGGCCTGCTTGATATCTACGTTTCCGGCATCAGCAATAAAATGAATGAAGTCATGAAGGTGCTGACCGTCTTTGCCTCGATTTTCATCCCCCTGACCTTTATCACCGGCATTTACGGTATGAACTTCGAATACATGCCCGAACTCAAATGGCGCTGGGCCTATCCTTTCCTCTGGCTTGCGTTCATAATAATTTCCTTGATTTTATTGAGTTATTTCAAAAAAAAGAAATGGTTGTGA
- a CDS encoding acyl carrier protein — MKGSLDEALKLRLKKMIIEECEREDISPTDINDEVMLFSEASGLGLDSLDALQILMGLQSHFGIRLPDSKAFRRHVTTINELADFIQPT; from the coding sequence ATGAAGGGATCTTTAGACGAGGCGCTGAAGCTGCGCCTAAAGAAAATGATCATTGAAGAATGCGAAAGAGAGGATATCAGCCCCACCGACATCAACGATGAAGTGATGCTTTTTTCCGAAGCCAGCGGTCTCGGGCTCGATTCGCTTGACGCCCTGCAAATCCTGATGGGCCTACAAAGCCATTTCGGCATCCGCCTGCCTGACAGCAAAGCCTTTCGCCGCCATGTCACCACCATCAACGAACTGGCCGATTTCATTCAGCCGACCTGA
- a CDS encoding ABC transporter permease, with protein MFKTMLAKEFILILRDRHALAALFIMPAIFILIMSLALKDTLRHDPIEIEYSLIDLDHSVLSARFEQLLGRQARLRRRPAAGNPAPKLTPAPAKSGSALTINPGFAQNHDRQEISPVLLEVALPTSVRPGRLLLFKTEITRALIRLRLETIMRELAFSPAPTATQSQFFGDAGRPEIPALETFFLDTEAAITLRYAELKAGREPSSTQQSVPSWIVFGMFFIIIPISTIFINERRRNTLMRMTAMNISLPALFIGKITPYLVINQLQAGLMLAVGVFIVPLCGAEALQLGNSIGGLALVSVGLSLAAVGTSMLIAVSATTVEQATTIGVIINILLGAIGGIMVPKTYMPEPMQQLAGLSPMSWGLEGFLDIFLRDRGLQAVLGEALALAAFGLGLLLAAGVVFHFKTNREQ; from the coding sequence ATGTTTAAGACCATGCTGGCTAAAGAGTTCATCCTGATTCTGCGGGACAGACACGCCCTGGCCGCCCTCTTCATCATGCCGGCGATTTTCATTCTGATCATGTCGCTGGCCCTGAAAGACACACTCAGACACGATCCCATCGAGATTGAATACTCCCTCATCGATCTCGATCACAGCGTCCTGAGCGCCAGATTTGAACAATTACTTGGCCGCCAGGCTCGGCTCCGGCGCCGGCCGGCGGCCGGAAACCCGGCCCCAAAATTAACACCGGCTCCCGCAAAGTCAGGCTCCGCCCTGACTATCAACCCAGGTTTTGCGCAAAACCATGACCGCCAGGAAATATCGCCCGTCTTACTGGAAGTGGCGCTTCCGACCAGCGTCAGACCGGGGAGACTGCTGTTGTTCAAAACCGAAATCACTCGGGCCCTGATCCGCCTGCGCCTTGAAACAATCATGCGCGAACTTGCTTTTTCTCCAGCGCCGACCGCCACGCAGAGCCAGTTCTTCGGCGACGCCGGACGGCCGGAGATTCCAGCCCTCGAGACCTTTTTTCTTGACACCGAAGCCGCCATCACCTTGCGCTACGCCGAGCTGAAAGCAGGACGGGAACCTTCATCAACCCAGCAAAGCGTTCCTTCTTGGATTGTGTTCGGCATGTTCTTCATCATTATTCCGATATCGACCATTTTTATCAACGAGCGCCGACGTAACACCCTGATGCGCATGACGGCGATGAATATTTCACTGCCCGCCCTGTTCATCGGGAAAATCACGCCCTACCTGGTCATCAATCAGCTGCAGGCCGGTCTCATGCTCGCGGTCGGGGTTTTCATCGTACCGCTTTGCGGAGCCGAGGCCCTGCAACTGGGAAACTCGATCGGCGGCCTGGCCCTGGTTTCGGTCGGCCTCAGCCTGGCCGCCGTGGGAACCTCGATGTTGATCGCGGTCTCGGCCACGACCGTGGAGCAGGCGACCACCATCGGCGTCATCATCAATATTCTCCTGGGGGCAATCGGCGGCATCATGGTTCCGAAAACATACATGCCCGAGCCCATGCAACAACTGGCCGGGCTTTCGCCGATGTCCTGGGGACTGGAAGGATTTCTCGATATTTTTCTCCGCGACCGGGGCCTGCAAGCGGTTCTTGGCGAAGCCCTGGCCCTGGCCGCTTTCGGCCTCGGCCTGCTGCTGGCGGCCGGAGTCGTCTTTCACTTTAAAACAAACCGGGAACAATGA